In the Drosophila takahashii strain IR98-3 E-12201 chromosome 3R, DtakHiC1v2, whole genome shotgun sequence genome, one interval contains:
- the LOC108056169 gene encoding arginine kinase: MTSIESKRVQYRKYLERAGVIDALSKALIKLYEEQNKPEDAIRFVRKFMCESCPDDAQYDVMKNDLEEAKTHISKLEQELERLRGQIKKSPEEYQELTTEGYKSLMDDEENVSSMLRKYLTPELLEEYMLVTTPAPVDAYLYDCAVSGFEHHDAPVGVYAADADSYDVFNKLFDPIIKDYHGQMDNENDVLQKDPDFGNVDEIENLDPERKYILSARIRLARNIEGLPFFPKLTEKQFIEVEEKVRAATETMDGELIGSYLTMADIDAETQAEMVKRHILFQRGDEKLTTAGCYRFWPTGRGVYHNPAETFLVWVNRQDHVHIMSMAQCGDLGDVYNRLVNGLTELEKTLAFARHPRYGNLTACPTNLGTTLRASVHIRLPLLSKDPDRLIALAEELQLQVRGTDGGELATVEDGVMDISNKRKLGFTEFELVKTLQDGVVALINAEEELEIAGQEG; the protein is encoded by the exons ATGACTTCG ATCGAATCGAAACGCGTGCAATACCGCAAGTATTTGGAGCGTGCCGGAGTCATCGATGCTTTGAGCAAGGCCCTGATCAAGCTGTACGAGGAGCAGAATAAACCCGAGGATGCCATTCGCTTTGTGCGCAAGTTCATGTGCGAAAGCTGCCCGGATGACGCCCAGTACGATGTGATGAAGAACGACCTGGAGGAGGCCAAGACGCACATCTCGAAGCTGGAGCAGGAACTAGAACGGCTACGCGGTCAAAT CAAAAAGTCACCGGAGGAGTACCAAGAGCTCACCACCGAAGGCTACAAATCGCTCATGGACGACGAGGAGAACGTCAGCTCGATGCTGCGCAAATATCTGACGCCAGAACTTCTGGAGGAGTACATGCTGGTCACCACACCGGCGCCAGTGGACGCTTATCTGTACGATTGCGCCGTTTCCGGATTCGAGCACCACGATGCTCCCGTGGGCGTCTACGCGGCGGATGCCGACAGCTATGACGTCTTTAACAAGCTCTTCGATCCGATCATCAAAGACTATCACGGCCAGATGGACAACGAGAACGATGTGCTGCAGAAGGATCCGGACTTTGGCAACGTGGACGAGATCGAGAACCTGGACCCGGAGCGCAAGTACATACTGTCCGCTCGCATCCGCTTGGCCCGCAATATCGAGGGCCTGCCCTTCTTCCCCAAACTCACCGAGAAGCAGTTCATCGAGGTGGAGGAGAAGGTGCGTGCGGCCACGGAGACGATGGATGGCGAGCTGATTGGCTCCTACTTGACGATGGCTGATATAGATGCCGAGACGCAGGCCGAGATGGTCAAGCGACATATACTATTCCAGCGTGGCGATGAGAAGCTGACCACCGCCGGCTGCTATCGATTCTGGCCCACCGGTCGCGGTGTCTATCACAATCCCGCCGAGACCTTCTTGGTTTGGGTGAATCGTCAGGACCATGTGCACATCATGTCGATGGCTCAGTGCGGCGACCTGGGTGATGTCTACAATCGCCTGGTCAATGGGCTAACTGAACTGGAGAAGACGCTGGCCTTTGCGCGGCATCCGCGGTACGGAAACCTAACTGCTTGTCCCACCAATTTGGGCACCACCCTGCGTGCCTCGGTCCATATTCGTTTGCCGCTGCTCAGCAAGGATCCCGACCGTCTAATCGCACTCGCCGAGGAGCTGCAACTGCAAGTACGCGGCACCGATGGCGGCGAACTGGCCACCGTGGAGGATGGCGTCATGGATATATCAAATAAGCGGAAACTGGGCTTCACCGAATTCGAGCTTGTGAAGACTCTGCAGGACGGCGTTGTGGCGCTGATCAACGCCGAGGAGGAGCTCGAAATCGCCGGACAGGAGGGTTAG
- the Hmt-1 gene encoding ATP-binding cassette sub-family B member 6: MLYCPPNVTLSEVWTQHGISHCFMDTVGPAVYGGFLLLFGCIQLLMYRKYATRITDPTQISKSRLFALQLFLLLLLPVLAALRFLMNARIYPDSAVYGYMIFSTCVICFSYPFSICLILKERFYQLPSMPTRGHGLILLLFWTLAFINESLAFINLRHEDWWFHLKTNKDQIEMGLFVTRFLCSLLIFVLGLKAPGIMTPYNPHQRLDNDSSSESQGNVQTGSAFRNGWRKLRTVFPYLWPRKNLALQIAVIVCIILLLAGRVIKLFLPIYRKKLVDSLTIAPILFRWDFVLVYVGLSFLQGGGTGSMGLFNNLRTFLWIRVQQYTTREIEIELFRHLHQLSLRWHLQRKTGEVLRVMDRGTDSINNLLNYIVFSIAPTILDLLVAVAYFIYAFNWWFGLIVFLTMFLYIASTIAITEWRTKYQRRMNLADNEQRARSVDSLLNFETVKYYGAEHYEVDCYREAILKYQKEEFLSMLTLNMLNTAQNIILCLGLLAGSLLCVYLVVHHQTLTVGDFVLFSTYLMELYMPLNWFGTYYRAIQKNFVDMENMFDLLKEEEEIVDAPGCSPLLTAGGGIEFSNVTFGYSPEKLVLQNVSFTVPAGKTVAIVGPSGAGKSTIMRLLFRFYDVQTGAILIDGQNIKLVQQQSLRKAIGVVPQDTVLFNNTIFYNIEYAKLGASDEAVYEAARAADIHDRILGFPDSYETKVGERGLRLSGGEKQRVAIARTLLKAPIIVLLDEATSALDTHTERNIQAALARVCANRTTIIVAHRLSTIIHADEILVLQQGSIAERGRHEELVLREDGIYADMWQQQLKNLDAEQSGGSESGSEKRSGGGAGAGTSGAHLRAGHAHGGAR; this comes from the exons ATGTTGTACTGCCCGCCCAACGTGACCCTCAGCGAGGTGTGGACGCAGCATGGCATCTCGCACTGCTTCATGGACACCGTGGGTCCGGCCGTCTATGGAGGATTCCTGCTCCTCTTCGGCTGCATCCAGTTGCTGATGTACCGGAAGTACGCCACCCGCATCACGGATCCCACGCAAATCTCCAAATCGCGTCTCTTCGCCCTGCAACTCTTCCTCTTGCTCCTGCTTCCGGTTTTGGCCGCCCTGCGATTCCTCATGAACGCACGTATTTATCCGGATAGTGCGGTCTATGGATACATG ATCTTCTCCACTTGCGTTATTTGTTTCTCGTACCCCTTCAGCATCTGTTTGATACTCAAGGAGCGGTTCTACCAGCTGCCTTCGATGCCCACCCGTGGTCATGGCCTCATCCTGCTGCTCTTCTGGACACTGGCCTTCATCAACGAGTCGCTGGCCTTCATCAATCTGCGCCACGAGGACTGGTGGTTCCACCTGAAAAC TAACAAGGACCAAATAGAGATGGGCCTCTTTGTCACAAGGTTCCTCTGCTCCCTGCTCATCTTCGTTTTGGGCCTGAAGGCTCCTGGCATCATGACCCCTTACAATCCCCACCAGCGGCTGGACAACGATTCCTCCAGCGAATCGCAGGGAAATGTGCAGACAGGATCGGCTTTCAGGAATGGCTGGCGCAAGCTAAGAACAGTCTTTCCCTACCTTTGGCCCAGGAAGAATCTGGCCCTGCAGATCGCCGTCATCGTTTGCATTATATTGCTGCTGGCCGGCCGAGTCATAAAGCTGTTTTTGCCGATTTATCGCAAGAAGTTGG TGGACAGTCTCACCATTGCACCGATCCTCTTTCGCTGGGACTTTGTGCTGGTCTACGTGGGATTGTCCTTCCTCCAGGGCGGCGGCACTGGCAGCATGGGTTTGTTCAACAACCTCCGCACTTTTCTCTGGATTCGGGTGCAGCAGTACACCACCCGGGAGATTGAGATCGAGCTCTTCCGGCATCTCCACCAGCTCTCGCTGCGTTGGCACTTGCAGCGGAAAACGGGCGAGGTGCTGCGTGTCATGGATCGCGGCACGGATTCTATTAATAATCTTCTCAACTACATTGTCTTCTCAATTGCACCCACCATTCTGGATCTGCTGGTGGCCGTGGCCTACTTTATATACGCCTTCAATTGGTGGTTCGGCCTGATCGTCTTCCTCACCATGTTCCTGTATATAG CATCGACCATTGCAATCACCGAGTGGCGCACCAAGTACCAGAGGAGGATGAACCTGGCGGACAACGAGCAGCGTGCTCGCAGCGTAGACTCCCTACTGAACTTCGAAACAGTCAAATACTACGGAGCGGAGCACTACGAGGTGGACTGCTACCGGGAGGCCATCCTGAAGTACCAAAAGGAGGAGTTCCTCTCCATGCTCACCCTCAACATGCTGAACACCGCCCAGAATATAATCCTGTGTCTTGGCCTGTTGGCCGGATCGCTGCTCTGCGTGTACTTGGTGGTTCATCATCAGACCCTCACCGTGGGCGACTTTGTGCTCTTCTCCACTTATCTCATGGAGCTGTACATGCCGCTGAATTGGTTCGGCACCTATTACCGGGCCATCCAGAAGAACTTTGTGGACATGGAGAACATGTTCGATCTGCTGAAGGAGGAGGAAGAGATTGTGGATGCTCCGGGCTGCTCGCCACTCCTGACAGCCGGCGGTGGCATTGAGTTCTCCAACGTTACCTTCGGCTATTCACCGGAAAAGTTGGTGCTACAAAACGTTAGCTTCACCGTGCCCGCCGGCAAGACGGTGGCCATTGTGGGACCCTCGGGAGCCGGCAAGAGCACCATTATGCGGCTGCTCTTCCGCTTCTACGACGTGCAGACGGGAGCCATTCTGATTGACGGACAAAACATCAAGCTTGTGCAGCAGCAGAGTCTGCGAAAGGCCATCGGAGTGGTGCCCCAGGATACGGTTCTGTTCAACAACACCATTTTCTACAACATCGAGTACGCCAAGCTGGGCGCCTCCGATGAGGCTGTCTACGAGGCTGCTCGCGCCGCCGACATTCACGACAGGATCCTGGGCTTCCCGGACAGCTACGAGACAAAGGTGGGCGAACGGGGCCTGCGACTCAGTGGAGGCGAGAAGCAACGAGTGGCCATCGCCAGGACGCTCCTCAAGGCGCCCATCATTGTGCTCCTGGACGAAGCCACCTCGGCTTTGGACACCCACACGGAGCGGAATATTCAGGCTGCTTTGGCCCGGGTTTGCGCCAATCGCACCACCATCATTGTTGCCCACCGCCTGTCCACCATTATCCATGCGGACGAGATCCTGGTGCTGCAGCAGGGAAGCATCGCCGAGCGGGGCAGACACGAGGAGCTCGTGCTGCGCGAAGATGGCATCTATGCGGACatgtggcagcagcagctgaagaATCTGGACGCGGAGCAGAGTGGTGGTTCCGAATCGGGATCGGAGAAACGTAGCGGAGGAGGTGCTGGTGCTGGAACGAGTGGTGCCCACTTGAGGGCAGGACATGCTCATGGGGGAGCTCGTTAG